From Lewinellaceae bacterium:
CAAGCTCTAAGCCGTAAACCTGGGCAGGAGAGAGGCCGCCGCCGGCAATGCGTTCGCCGATCAGTTGCTGCGCCTGCGTAAACGCTCCGGTGGCGATGGCCTCGTTGATGGCAGGGAATGGGGTTTGGGCGGTTAGGGCCGGGGCGAATAGAAGGAAAAACAGGTTGAAACAGGAAAATGCCTGGAAATACTGTGGTTTCCGGCATTTCCATCCATTTCCGCCCGTATGGATCTCGGTTTTACTCCTCATCGGTTTTTACATTTCTTTATATTGAGGCACTTCTTTCAACGGCGGTACGCCATTCTGCCCCGGATCCTGCAACATTCGCCGGGCACGAACGAAGGAATTCAGGCGGTATTCCGTAAAGTCCGGGTCGGCCCGCCTCAGGCTCTCCACCTTAACAATACCGGAAGAATGAATGATCTTTCCCTCTCCGAGATAGATCGCTACGTGAGTGATCTTTTCGGGCTTGTCTTCAGTGGCTTTGCGGCCGAAGAAGAGCAGGTCGCCCGGCTGCAGGCCGGCCAGGGTAGTATCGGTTTCCACCGGCACGCCGACGTGCACCTGCTGGGAGGCGTCGCGGGGCAGGAGCAGGCCGTTGAGGTAGAATACGGTCTTGGTAAAACCGCTGCAATCCACCCCTTTGCCTGAAGTGCCGCCCCAGAGGTAAGGCCGCCCCATGAAGCGAAAGGCGGTTTCGATGATCTTTTCGGCGCTGGGGTCGCGGGAGGCCAGCCACAATTCATAGTTCATTACATCCTCATCGGGCACGTAGGCTGCCCTGCCGTCCGGATACTGCAATTTGCTGAACCCTCCTTCGGAACCCTGGTATAACAAGATGTTGCCCGCCAGCAGGTCGGAGACGCGCTGCGCCCCGGTAGCCGGAGCCGCCAGGGAAAAACCCTGGTCGGGCAGGTAGGCCACTTTTTCAGCCTGTTGCCATTGCCGGTACTCCGCTTCCGTCATG
This genomic window contains:
- a CDS encoding C40 family peptidase, producing the protein MKSFPLLAFLALALLACQKQEGLPPEVDALLEQVRQAHAPDKRVALFDVAAEQEGGKIVLKGESNLPDALRSLEQRLREAGFSTLNRIRILPDTSLQGKSFGVVNLSACNIRSEPRHSAELATQSTLGTPLRVYKESGGWFLVQTPDSYLGWLDPGGFVAMTEAEYRQWQQAEKVAYLPDQGFSLAAPATGAQRVSDLLAGNILLYQGSEGGFSKLQYPDGRAAYVPDEDVMNYELWLASRDPSAEKIIETAFRFMGRPYLWGGTSGKGVDCSGFTKTVFYLNGLLLPRDASQQVHVGVPVETDTTLAGLQPGDLLFFGRKATEDKPEKITHVAIYLGEGKIIHSSGIVKVESLRRADPDFTEYRLNSFVRARRMLQDPGQNGVPPLKEVPQYKEM